From one Cyanobacterium stanieri PCC 7202 genomic stretch:
- a CDS encoding glutamine synthetase inactivating factor IF7 (KEGG: cyc:PCC7424_1285 glutamine synthetase inactivating factor IF7~SPTR: Putative uncharacterized protein): MNTKQQSRALMMRHQKMMRNRQQSMLGRVAAEIGMDVSNTEYYNSLKNAPLSSFAGNYDRSNSSLS, translated from the coding sequence ATGAATACTAAACAACAATCCAGAGCTTTAATGATGCGTCACCAAAAAATGATGAGAAATCGTCAACAATCTATGTTGGGTAGAGTAGCAGCAGAGATTGGTATGGATGTTAGCAATACTGAGTATTACAACAGTCTCAAAAATGCTCCTTTATCTAGTTTTGCTGGTAATTATGACCGCAGTAATAGTTCTTTAAGTTAA
- a CDS encoding chlorophyll synthase (PFAM: UbiA prenyltransferase family~TIGRFAM: bacteriochlorophyll/chlorophyll synthetase; chlorophyll synthase, ChlG~COGs: COG0382 4-hydroxybenzoate polyprenyltransferase and related prenyltransferase~InterPro IPR000537:IPR011799:IPR006372~KEGG: mar:MAE_22020 bacteriochlorophyll/chlorophyll a synthase~PFAM: UbiA prenyltransferase~SPTR: Chlorophyll synthase, ChlG;~TIGRFAM: chlorophyll synthase, ChlG; bacteriochlorophyll/chlorophyll synthetase), which produces MTETDKKDYTKVDLDREDKGSKARQMLGMKGASKAKNIWQIRLQLMKPITWIPLIWGVVCGAASSGGYIWSVEHFLIALACMFMSGPLLTGYTQTINDFYDREIDAINEPYRPIPSGAITIPQVVTQILVLLVGGIAIAYGLDMWAGHEFPVLTCLAVGGSFVSYIYSAPPLKLKQNGWLGNYALGSSYIALPWWAGHALFGELNWTIVVLTLIYSMAGLGIAVVNDFKSVEGDRTLGLKSLPVMFGVTTAAWICVIMIDVFQAGMGLYLVSIHKNLYATILFLLIIPQITFQDMYFLRDPLKNDVKYQASAQPFLVLGMLVLGLAIGNS; this is translated from the coding sequence ATGACTGAAACGGATAAAAAAGACTATACAAAAGTGGATTTGGATCGAGAAGATAAAGGCTCAAAGGCTCGTCAGATGCTAGGTATGAAGGGAGCTAGTAAGGCGAAAAATATCTGGCAGATAAGGTTACAGTTAATGAAACCTATTACTTGGATACCTTTAATATGGGGTGTTGTTTGTGGGGCGGCTTCTTCGGGGGGTTATATATGGAGTGTAGAGCATTTTTTAATTGCCCTTGCTTGTATGTTTATGTCTGGTCCTCTTTTAACGGGTTATACCCAGACGATTAATGATTTTTATGATCGAGAAATTGATGCTATTAATGAGCCTTATCGCCCTATTCCTTCGGGTGCGATTACTATTCCCCAAGTGGTGACTCAAATTCTTGTGTTATTGGTGGGGGGAATTGCGATCGCCTATGGTTTAGATATGTGGGCGGGTCATGAGTTTCCCGTATTAACTTGTTTAGCGGTGGGGGGTTCTTTTGTATCCTATATTTATTCTGCCCCGCCGTTGAAGTTAAAACAAAATGGTTGGTTAGGAAACTATGCCCTCGGTTCTAGTTATATCGCCTTGCCTTGGTGGGCTGGTCATGCTTTATTTGGTGAGTTAAACTGGACTATTGTAGTGCTTACCCTTATCTATAGTATGGCAGGGTTAGGCATTGCCGTGGTCAATGACTTTAAGAGTGTAGAGGGCGATCGCACCTTGGGCTTAAAATCCTTACCCGTAATGTTTGGGGTAACTACCGCCGCTTGGATATGTGTAATTATGATCGATGTCTTTCAGGCAGGAATGGGATTATATTTAGTCAGTATCCACAAAAACCTTTATGCGACTATTTTATTCCTCCTAATCATTCCTCAGATCACCTTCCAAGATATGTACTTCTTGCGAGATCCCCTCAAAAACGACGTTAAATACCAAGCCAGTGCGCAACCCTTCCTCGTACTCGGAATGTTAGTCTTAGGACTCGCCATCGGCAACTCATAA
- a CDS encoding amidohydrolase (PFAM: Peptidase family M20/M25/M40; Peptidase dimerisation domain~TIGRFAM: amidohydrolase~COGs: COG1473 Metal-dependent amidase/aminoacylase/carboxypeptidase~InterPro IPR002933:IPR011650:IPR017439:IPR010168~KEGG: cyh:Cyan8802_1205 amidohydrolase~PFAM: peptidase M20; peptidase dimerisation domain protein~PRIAM: N-acetyldiaminopimelate deacetylase~SPTR: Peptidase M20D, amidohydrolase;~TIGRFAM: amidohydrolase) produces MLSEIKRIATEITPRLIEIRRHFHAHPELSGREYQTAAYVAGVLSSCGLMVKEGVGKTGVIGELKGMGESHGYLAIRTDMDALPIHEMSQLEYASRNPGIMHACGHDLHTTVGLGTAMVLSALKDSGLGKVRFLFQPAEEIAQGASMMVADGAMKGVDAIFGVHVFPSIPAQVIGVRYGALTSAMDDVEITIQGEAGHGARPHQAIDAIWIAAQVITALQQAISRTQNPLDPLVLTIGQIQGGRAANIIADQVKMVGTVRSLNPQVREGLEQWITNIVNGVCEMYGATAQVNYRYCLPSVQNDPELTRIVERSALEALGEEKVISIAQPSLGAEDFAVYLEHAPGTMFRLGVGKEGGHNYPLHHPRFVLDESAIFTGVVTMAYSAYQYFEQWS; encoded by the coding sequence ATGTTATCAGAAATCAAACGCATAGCTACGGAAATTACCCCCAGACTTATCGAAATTCGTCGTCATTTCCATGCCCATCCCGAATTAAGTGGTCGGGAATATCAAACAGCGGCTTATGTGGCTGGGGTATTGTCTTCCTGTGGCTTGATGGTGAAGGAGGGGGTAGGAAAAACGGGGGTAATTGGGGAGTTGAAGGGAATGGGAGAATCCCATGGTTATCTGGCTATTCGTACTGATATGGATGCCCTACCGATTCATGAAATGAGTCAGTTGGAATATGCTTCGCGCAATCCCGGTATTATGCACGCCTGTGGTCATGATTTACATACTACGGTGGGGTTGGGTACGGCGATGGTATTGTCGGCGCTCAAAGATTCTGGTTTGGGGAAAGTTCGCTTTCTGTTCCAACCTGCCGAAGAAATTGCTCAGGGGGCATCTATGATGGTGGCTGATGGGGCGATGAAGGGTGTTGATGCCATTTTTGGGGTTCATGTGTTTCCGTCTATTCCTGCCCAAGTAATCGGGGTTAGGTATGGGGCGCTTACTTCGGCGATGGATGATGTGGAGATTACCATTCAGGGGGAAGCTGGACATGGGGCGCGTCCTCATCAGGCTATTGATGCGATTTGGATTGCGGCACAGGTGATTACGGCATTACAACAGGCCATTAGTCGTACTCAAAATCCTCTTGATCCTTTGGTTTTGACCATTGGACAAATTCAGGGAGGACGGGCGGCTAATATTATCGCTGATCAAGTTAAGATGGTGGGTACGGTGCGATCGCTCAATCCCCAAGTAAGAGAGGGTTTAGAGCAATGGATTACTAATATTGTCAATGGTGTTTGTGAGATGTATGGGGCGACAGCTCAGGTGAATTACCGTTATTGTTTGCCTAGTGTGCAGAATGATCCTGAACTGACCAGAATTGTGGAAAGATCAGCCCTGGAGGCGCTCGGGGAGGAGAAGGTGATTTCTATTGCACAACCTTCTTTGGGGGCGGAAGATTTTGCTGTATATTTGGAACACGCCCCTGGGACTATGTTTCGGTTGGGGGTTGGCAAGGAGGGAGGGCATAATTATCCTCTCCATCATCCTCGTTTTGTGTTGGATGAGTCTGCTATCTTTACAGGGGTGGTAACTATGGCTTATTCTGCTTATCAGTATTTTGAGCAGTGGAGTTAA
- a CDS encoding response regulator receiver sensor signal transduction histidine kinase (PFAM: Histidine kinase-, DNA gyrase B-, and HSP90-like ATPase; Response regulator receiver domain; His Kinase A (phosphoacceptor) domain~COGs: COG4251 Bacteriophytochrome (light-regulated signal transduction histidine kinase)~InterProIPR001789:IPR003661:IPR003594:IPR005467:IPR 004358~KEGG: cyh:Cyan8802_1510 response regulator receiver sensor signal transduction histidine kinase~PFAM: response regulator receiver; histidine kinase A domain protein; ATP-binding region ATPase domain protein~SMART: response regulator receiver; histidine kinase A domain protein; ATP-binding region ATPase domain protein~SPTR: Sensor protein): protein MNNPNSPKGDILIVDDVPENLQLLFSMLTERDYEVRRVLSGKQALQVVDMEAPDLILLDIKMPELDGYEVCKILKAQEKTKHIPIIFLSALNDTFDKVRAFDVGGVDYITKPFQIEEVVIRVENQLRLLKMQKEIEFKNKELILLNQDLEAFSHRVSHDLKNKIHIINGFTELITQEFSDQLDSHCKDYFRYIYDEGKRMAEVIQDLLRLSQVQNTELEYSTFNISELVTEISDKLIKENKDSIVDFVITPNIYCWGDLNLMRIVLENLLENACKYTSKTEKPRIEFGTFRKEGKNILFIKDNGVGFDSAMAEKLFTPFHRLHSEKEFKGTGIGLSTVKRIIQRHQGDIWYEAKINQGATFYFYLSEYRHNGVRI from the coding sequence ATGAATAATCCCAATTCTCCCAAGGGTGACATTCTCATTGTTGATGATGTTCCCGAAAACTTACAACTACTATTTTCCATGTTAACCGAACGTGACTACGAAGTACGTAGAGTTTTGAGCGGAAAACAAGCCCTGCAAGTAGTGGATATGGAAGCTCCCGATTTAATTTTACTCGACATCAAAATGCCCGAATTAGATGGTTATGAAGTGTGTAAAATTCTCAAAGCCCAAGAAAAAACGAAACATATTCCGATTATATTTCTTAGTGCCTTAAATGATACCTTTGATAAGGTTAGAGCCTTTGATGTGGGTGGAGTTGACTACATCACTAAACCTTTTCAAATAGAAGAGGTTGTTATTAGGGTAGAAAATCAATTGCGTTTACTCAAAATGCAGAAGGAAATTGAGTTTAAAAATAAAGAATTAATCTTATTAAACCAAGATTTAGAAGCATTTAGTCATCGAGTTTCCCACGATTTAAAAAACAAAATTCATATTATTAATGGTTTTACAGAACTAATTACTCAAGAATTTTCTGATCAACTTGACTCCCATTGCAAAGATTATTTTCGATATATATACGATGAAGGCAAAAGAATGGCGGAAGTAATTCAGGATTTATTGCGTCTGTCTCAAGTACAAAATACCGAATTAGAATACTCTACTTTTAACATTAGTGAATTGGTAACAGAAATAAGTGATAAGTTAATCAAAGAAAATAAAGATTCCATCGTTGATTTTGTCATCACTCCGAATATTTACTGTTGGGGAGATCTTAATTTAATGAGAATTGTTCTGGAAAATCTCTTGGAAAACGCTTGTAAATATACCTCCAAAACAGAAAAACCTCGCATTGAATTTGGCACTTTTAGAAAGGAAGGTAAAAACATATTGTTTATCAAAGATAATGGCGTAGGTTTTGATTCAGCAATGGCAGAAAAACTTTTTACTCCCTTCCATCGTTTACACAGCGAGAAGGAGTTTAAAGGTACGGGCATTGGCTTGTCTACGGTAAAACGGATTATTCAAAGACACCAGGGAGATATTTGGTACGAGGCGAAAATAAATCAGGGGGCAACGTTTTATTTTTATCTATCCGAGTATCGGCACAATGGAGTGAGAATATAA